Proteins from a genomic interval of Nautilia sp. PV-1:
- a CDS encoding tRNA uridine 5-carboxymethylaminomethyl modification protein → MENKELNTENNNQEEKPFNFGKFILGIFLGLLILTSIIILVPYFLMK, encoded by the coding sequence ATGGAAAATAAAGAGTTAAATACTGAAAACAACAATCAGGAAGAAAAACCATTTAATTTCGGTAAATTTATATTAGGTATATTTTTAGGTCTTTTGATTTTAACGAGTATTATTATTCTTGTGCCTTACTTTTTAATGAAGTGA
- the mnmG gene encoding tRNA uridine-5-carboxymethylaminomethyl(34) synthesis enzyme MnmG, giving the protein MKEFDVIVVGGGHAGIEAALAPARMGKKVLLLTMLVEQIGAASCNPAIGGLAKGHLVKEIDALGGEMALATDHAGIQFRVLNENRGPAVRGSRAQIDMDRYRIYMRTVCLNTPNLTVAQEIVDEIIVKNGRIAGVKTNLLNEYKTKALILTTGTFMRGIMHFGPVKLEGGRFHELPAKKISKSLEDLGFKLERLKTGTTARIDARTIDFSKMEIQPGDENPKPFSFRTDKKTFNPTQLPCYITYTNENTHDIIKSNFHRAPLFTGQIEGVGPRYCPSIEDKLNKFPDKERHHVFVEPQTLEATEYYLNGLSTSLPMDVQEDFIHSIPGLENAKIVRFGYAIEYDFIQPTNLKHSLETKEIEGLFFAGQINGTTGYEEAAAQGIMAGINAALKIDGKEPIIFRRDEAYIGVLIDDLVTKGTNEPYRMFTSRSEYRLLLREDNAILRLADYGHELGILDDKTYEKVQKLREEINKGMKILNETFVTPNKQINAMLEEMGEEKIQSKMEIRKIAGRHTFNREKLLKLAPEFKDFSEDALEQILIDARYHHYIERQKAQIDKMKEMLNVKIPEDFEYKGIPGLSREIVEKLEKFRPPTLFAASEISGVTPAAIDIIHMYINMRKKKS; this is encoded by the coding sequence ATGAAAGAATTTGACGTAATTGTTGTCGGCGGAGGGCATGCGGGAATAGAAGCCGCTCTTGCGCCGGCGAGAATGGGTAAAAAAGTACTTCTGCTTACCATGCTTGTAGAACAGATAGGAGCAGCCAGCTGTAACCCTGCAATCGGGGGTCTTGCAAAAGGACATCTGGTTAAGGAAATAGACGCGCTCGGCGGTGAAATGGCGCTGGCGACCGACCATGCCGGTATTCAGTTCAGGGTTCTTAACGAAAACAGAGGTCCTGCTGTTAGAGGAAGCAGGGCTCAGATAGATATGGACAGATACAGAATATATATGAGAACGGTTTGTCTTAATACTCCGAACCTTACTGTAGCTCAGGAAATTGTTGATGAAATAATCGTAAAAAACGGCAGAATTGCAGGAGTTAAAACAAACCTTTTAAACGAATACAAAACAAAAGCCCTGATTCTGACAACCGGAACGTTTATGAGAGGAATTATGCATTTTGGGCCGGTTAAACTTGAAGGCGGAAGATTTCACGAGCTTCCGGCTAAAAAAATCAGCAAATCGCTTGAAGATTTAGGATTTAAACTTGAAAGACTCAAAACCGGAACGACTGCGAGGATTGACGCTAGAACGATTGATTTTTCAAAAATGGAAATTCAGCCGGGTGATGAAAACCCTAAACCTTTTTCTTTCAGAACAGATAAAAAAACATTTAACCCTACACAGCTTCCTTGTTACATAACATATACAAACGAAAATACGCATGATATTATTAAAAGCAACTTCCACAGAGCGCCGCTCTTTACGGGTCAGATTGAGGGTGTTGGGCCGAGATATTGTCCGAGTATCGAGGATAAACTTAATAAATTCCCTGATAAAGAACGCCATCACGTATTTGTTGAACCTCAGACGCTTGAAGCTACGGAATATTATCTAAACGGACTTTCGACTTCTCTTCCTATGGACGTTCAGGAAGACTTTATCCATTCTATTCCGGGGCTTGAAAATGCTAAAATAGTCAGATTCGGATATGCGATTGAGTATGATTTCATACAGCCTACGAATCTTAAGCATTCGCTTGAAACCAAAGAAATCGAAGGACTTTTCTTTGCCGGGCAGATTAACGGAACAACCGGATACGAAGAAGCGGCGGCGCAGGGTATAATGGCCGGAATTAATGCAGCTCTTAAGATTGACGGTAAAGAGCCAATTATTTTCAGAAGGGATGAAGCGTATATAGGGGTTCTTATTGACGATCTGGTTACAAAAGGAACGAATGAGCCGTACAGAATGTTTACAAGCAGAAGCGAATACAGACTGTTGCTTAGAGAAGATAACGCAATTTTAAGACTTGCTGATTACGGGCATGAACTTGGAATTTTGGATGATAAAACGTATGAGAAGGTGCAGAAGTTAAGGGAAGAGATAAATAAGGGAATGAAAATCCTCAATGAAACGTTTGTAACGCCAAACAAACAGATAAACGCAATGCTTGAAGAGATGGGCGAAGAAAAAATTCAAAGCAAAATGGAAATAAGAAAAATAGCCGGGAGACATACGTTCAACAGGGAAAAACTTTTAAAGCTCGCTCCCGAATTTAAAGATTTCAGCGAAGACGCGCTTGAGCAGATACTTATTGACGCAAGATATCACCACTATATTGAAAGACAAAAAGCACAGATTGACAAAATGAAAGAGATGCTGAATGTCAAAATTCCTGAAGATTTCGAATACAAAGGAATTCCGGGACTTAGCCGAGAAATCGTTGAAAAACTTGAAAAATTTAGACCGCCTACACTATTTGCGGCAAGTGAAATAAGCGGTGTAACGCCTGCGGCGATTGACATTATACATATGTATATCAATATGAGAAAAAAGAAAAGTTGA
- the pstA gene encoding phosphate ABC transporter permease PstA: MRLIINKIVLLLSTLSALIGLGFLFWILITLTIKGIGAIDLHIFTHDLVNNGLRNLLVGQFILALIAVIIGVPIGMVAGIYLQEYSFGNKYAQFIRNLSDVMMSAPSIVIGTFVYAVVVNPVGHQSGWAGAIALAIMMIPIVVRTTDDMLGLVPKELREAGVAIGAPKYKVILNIIIKAAKVGIMTGILLAFARIVGETAPLLFTSGNSEYFTVNLNQVFPSLTVAIYNLATMPDANLVRIAWAGAFILTLFVLIINLLGRYLIKDKK; encoded by the coding sequence ATGAGACTTATAATAAATAAAATTGTTTTGCTTCTTTCTACGTTAAGTGCGTTAATAGGGCTCGGATTTCTGTTTTGGATACTGATAACTCTGACTATAAAAGGCATTGGTGCTATAGATCTTCACATATTTACGCACGATTTGGTAAACAACGGTCTTAGAAACCTGCTTGTAGGGCAGTTTATACTTGCTCTGATAGCTGTGATTATCGGTGTTCCTATAGGAATGGTGGCCGGTATATATCTTCAGGAATATTCGTTCGGAAACAAATACGCGCAGTTTATAAGAAACCTGAGCGACGTTATGATGTCGGCTCCGTCAATCGTAATAGGTACTTTCGTTTATGCTGTTGTAGTCAACCCTGTAGGACATCAAAGCGGATGGGCGGGAGCCATTGCGCTTGCCATTATGATGATTCCGATAGTCGTAAGAACTACGGACGATATGCTGGGACTCGTTCCGAAAGAGCTAAGAGAAGCCGGAGTCGCGATTGGCGCTCCTAAATATAAAGTGATTTTAAATATAATTATAAAAGCTGCAAAAGTGGGTATAATGACGGGAATTCTGCTGGCTTTCGCTAGAATAGTGGGAGAAACTGCTCCGCTGTTATTTACAAGCGGAAACAGCGAATATTTTACCGTTAACCTAAACCAGGTATTTCCTAGCTTAACTGTCGCCATTTATAACCTTGCTACAATGCCGGATGCGAATCTGGTAAGAATAGCATGGGCCGGAGCGTTTATATTAACGCTTTTCGTTTTGATTATAAACCTTCTCGGAAGATATTTAATAAAAGATAAAAAATAA
- a CDS encoding HNH endonuclease has translation MKELFKNWLIKNNKPNRYANTITTISNDLQKVNYKDYDLYSITDPTIAKKIKNNYFKFNQYFDKNKRGNYMYSSAFDRYIEFLLDYRNSTHLNNNIFPDEIEESNNLYEGTKKQIIVNSYERNPKARQICIDHYGYECQICGFNFKKTYGEIGKNFIHVHHIVDLATIGKNYKIDPIKDMIPVCPNCHAMLHRKKPAYTPQELKQLIKIKNNYH, from the coding sequence TTGAAAGAATTATTTAAAAATTGGCTTATTAAAAACAATAAACCAAACAGATATGCCAATACAATTACAACAATTTCTAATGACTTACAAAAAGTAAATTATAAAGATTATGACTTATATTCTATTACTGATCCAACAATAGCAAAAAAAATAAAAAACAATTACTTCAAATTCAATCAATATTTTGATAAAAACAAACGTGGTAACTATATGTATAGTAGTGCATTTGATAGATATATAGAATTTTTACTTGATTACCGTAATTCAACTCATTTAAACAATAATATTTTTCCAGATGAAATTGAAGAAAGCAATAATTTATATGAAGGGACAAAAAAACAAATAATTGTTAATTCTTATGAAAGAAATCCAAAAGCTAGACAAATTTGTATAGATCATTATGGATATGAGTGTCAAATTTGCGGTTTTAATTTTAAAAAAACATATGGTGAAATTGGTAAAAATTTTATTCATGTTCATCATATTGTAGATTTAGCTACTATTGGTAAAAATTACAAAATTGATCCAATAAAAGACATGATACCGGTATGTCCAAATTGTCATGCTATGTTACATAGAAAAAAACCCGCATATACTCCTCAAGAATTAAAACAACTGATTAAAATAAAAAATAACTATCACTAA
- a CDS encoding response regulator transcription factor encodes MITIAIIEDEEDLLELLEFTLQQNGYDAVGFTNTKKVKDFIIEENPDLLIVDRNLPGVEGSMFVKELKQEGYDIPVIFLTAKADEDDIIEGFERGADDYITKPFNMKELLARIKAVLKRHNITAKVISYKDYHLDLQNRTLSHDSVNITLTPSEFRLLELFFKNQKRTLSREEIMEVLDISNEKSVNVAINRLNHKINGIIQSVRGVGYKLK; translated from the coding sequence ATGATAACAATCGCGATTATTGAAGACGAGGAGGATCTTTTAGAACTCCTTGAATTTACTCTTCAGCAAAACGGCTACGACGCCGTGGGCTTTACCAATACCAAAAAAGTAAAAGACTTCATAATAGAAGAAAATCCCGACCTGCTTATAGTAGACAGAAACCTTCCGGGTGTTGAAGGCAGCATGTTTGTAAAAGAGCTGAAACAGGAAGGCTACGACATACCTGTAATATTTCTAACCGCCAAAGCGGATGAAGACGACATTATTGAAGGTTTTGAAAGAGGCGCCGACGATTATATAACCAAACCGTTTAATATGAAAGAACTTCTTGCCAGAATCAAAGCGGTGCTTAAAAGACACAATATTACGGCTAAAGTTATTTCGTATAAAGACTATCATCTCGATTTGCAAAACAGAACACTCTCACACGACAGCGTAAATATAACACTGACCCCTTCCGAATTCAGACTATTAGAACTATTTTTCAAAAATCAAAAAAGAACACTCAGCCGGGAAGAAATTATGGAAGTTTTGGATATAAGCAATGAAAAAAGCGTTAATGTCGCCATAAACAGGCTTAACCACAAAATTAACGGTATTATACAAAGCGTCAGAGGCGTGGGATACAAATTAAAGTGA
- a CDS encoding sulfite exporter TauE/SafE family protein → MISAIIIGIFVGFASGFFGIGGGTVLVPILLFLGFEFKDAVGISVTQMMLSSMYGSYLNFKKGLLKIQNGLSLAIGGAIGAALSGYIVKHTSKEILGAVFLTLVFVAIVRFFITVPEPKEEPPIDNKKLFFIGLFVGMIAISVGVGGAILITPILVGFLHYRLKTTVSLSLFFVVFSSISGFISQSLAGHIDYSKGFTIGLASLIGTYFGIKLYHAMHPKHHKKFLLVWYIFVFCATTYKLYFQGN, encoded by the coding sequence TTGATAAGTGCCATAATTATTGGGATATTTGTAGGTTTCGCTTCCGGCTTTTTCGGAATAGGAGGAGGAACCGTATTAGTGCCTATACTTCTGTTTCTCGGATTCGAATTCAAAGATGCGGTAGGCATAAGCGTCACCCAGATGATGTTAAGCTCAATGTACGGGTCTTATCTTAATTTTAAAAAAGGTCTGCTAAAAATCCAAAACGGTCTCTCCCTTGCCATAGGTGGCGCCATCGGTGCCGCTCTTAGCGGATATATCGTAAAACACACTTCAAAAGAAATACTCGGTGCCGTATTCCTGACACTTGTTTTTGTAGCTATTGTAAGATTTTTTATAACAGTGCCCGAACCTAAAGAAGAACCTCCTATCGATAATAAAAAACTTTTTTTTATTGGTCTTTTTGTCGGAATGATTGCTATAAGCGTCGGTGTGGGAGGAGCCATTTTAATAACGCCGATCCTTGTAGGATTCCTGCATTACAGGCTTAAAACAACGGTAAGCCTCAGCCTGTTTTTTGTCGTTTTTTCTTCAATTTCCGGATTTATTTCACAAAGCCTGGCCGGACATATCGATTATTCCAAAGGCTTTACAATCGGGCTGGCTTCTCTTATAGGAACGTATTTCGGTATAAAACTTTATCACGCAATGCATCCAAAACATCATAAAAAATTTCTGCTTGTATGGTATATTTTCGTATTTTGCGCAACAACATACAAACTGTACTTTCAAGGAAATTAA
- the pstS gene encoding phosphate ABC transporter substrate-binding protein PstS has translation MKKLVLGALIAASSFAYTINGTGASFPYPVYKQWIKSYYDKTGNRVNYTATGSGTGIKEVAYRHVNFGGSDKPLTPNILRKARLYQFPTVVGGIVFGYNVPGINKLKLSEAAIKGIVLGTIKYWDNPLIVKYNPGEKFPHKKIIFVHRSDKSGTTFNFTYYLSKMCNTWRTHFGARKLINWPTDAQGRGIAGKGNFGVSAAIKTNKYSIGYVDYADAKKNGLKMAIVQAADGKFVAPTPANFAEGAKYAGFDPKKDFYKIIAYPRKGYPIIASTFILIPQEKVNTDKEVTAFFNYAYKHGDAAASRLGYIPLPQSVKDQIMKYWAEKGISPAK, from the coding sequence ATGAAAAAATTAGTATTAGGTGCGTTAATCGCAGCAAGTTCATTTGCATATACTATAAACGGAACAGGTGCAAGTTTTCCATATCCTGTATATAAACAGTGGATTAAAAGTTATTATGATAAAACCGGCAACAGAGTAAACTATACCGCAACGGGAAGCGGAACGGGAATTAAAGAAGTTGCTTACAGACACGTAAATTTCGGAGGAAGCGACAAACCTTTGACTCCCAACATTTTAAGAAAAGCGAGACTTTATCAATTTCCTACAGTAGTCGGAGGTATTGTTTTCGGTTATAACGTACCCGGTATAAACAAACTTAAATTAAGTGAAGCGGCAATTAAAGGCATAGTTCTTGGCACTATTAAATACTGGGACAATCCTTTAATAGTAAAATATAATCCTGGAGAAAAATTTCCTCACAAAAAAATTATTTTCGTTCACAGAAGCGACAAATCGGGAACTACTTTTAACTTTACATATTATTTAAGCAAAATGTGCAATACATGGAGAACGCATTTCGGTGCAAGAAAACTTATCAACTGGCCTACAGACGCACAGGGCAGAGGTATCGCTGGTAAAGGAAACTTCGGTGTCAGCGCTGCTATTAAAACAAACAAATACTCTATCGGATATGTTGATTATGCGGATGCTAAGAAAAACGGTCTTAAAATGGCTATCGTTCAGGCGGCTGACGGAAAATTCGTAGCGCCTACCCCTGCAAACTTTGCCGAGGGTGCAAAATATGCGGGATTTGATCCTAAAAAAGATTTTTATAAAATAATCGCTTATCCGAGAAAAGGTTATCCGATTATCGCGTCTACATTTATTTTGATACCTCAGGAAAAAGTAAATACAGATAAAGAAGTGACAGCGTTTTTCAATTACGCATATAAACACGGAGACGCCGCTGCAAGCAGACTGGGATATATCCCTCTGCCTCAGAGCGTTAAAGACCAGATTATGAAATACTGGGCCGAAAAAGGTATTTCTCCTGCAAAATAA
- a CDS encoding flagellar biosynthetic protein FliO produces MKKIILICLGVLLFGANLINVNFFESKNKLDILFSLDGVFKGKVKQVSKNSYILTDISTDKVIQKEFTKNFINSIIISPDKNGVRIDITANKPIKTSVALTPDGYGVRFRIINEKPIKVQNVQNSLQNLNANKEGLDAVSYIVGISILIILALILWFLKRKTASLPSLRENMKVLAQKPIDAKNKIVLFEYQDRKYLMLIGNTNVLLDVFADDVAVPKNEVEFDEMLKLSKKYNNIDKYIQNAEKLKEFDERI; encoded by the coding sequence GTGAAAAAAATAATTTTAATTTGTCTCGGGGTATTACTGTTTGGAGCCAATCTTATAAACGTTAATTTTTTTGAGAGTAAAAACAAACTTGACATACTCTTTTCATTGGACGGCGTATTTAAAGGAAAAGTAAAACAGGTGTCAAAAAACTCTTATATTCTAACGGATATAAGCACGGATAAGGTAATTCAAAAAGAATTTACTAAAAATTTTATAAATTCTATTATAATTTCGCCTGATAAAAACGGAGTAAGAATTGATATTACGGCTAATAAGCCTATAAAAACGTCTGTTGCCCTAACGCCTGACGGATACGGTGTCAGATTTAGGATAATAAACGAAAAGCCTATAAAAGTCCAGAATGTGCAAAACAGTCTGCAAAATTTAAATGCAAATAAAGAAGGGCTCGATGCCGTTTCTTATATAGTCGGTATATCTATTCTTATTATACTTGCGTTGATTTTATGGTTTTTGAAAAGAAAAACGGCTTCGCTTCCGAGTCTTAGAGAAAACATGAAAGTTCTTGCGCAAAAACCGATAGACGCTAAGAATAAAATAGTTCTTTTTGAATATCAGGACAGAAAGTATCTAATGCTGATAGGAAATACAAACGTACTGCTTGATGTGTTTGCGGATGATGTAGCCGTTCCTAAAAATGAAGTGGAATTTGACGAGATGCTGAAACTGTCTAAGAAATATAACAATATAGACAAATATATACAAAATGCCGAAAAACTAAAGGAGTTTGATGAAAGAATTTGA
- a CDS encoding excinuclease ABC subunit A, with protein MDIKLITELIIIMLIGFRIYTLEKFGIRSAADKLFALYYLKNHYPLIGYTIIFYIFEIIIIEMIALKIVDITLIIIAMIELFMIYRHLFIALKTDDRDDYIDTVIKRMFSTLTYSEYQQIKGELYKIQPKWKLYITEMLVFFFAIWAIEFQ; from the coding sequence ATGGATATAAAACTAATAACCGAACTTATTATAATAATGCTGATAGGTTTCAGAATATACACTCTTGAAAAGTTCGGTATCCGCTCCGCGGCTGATAAACTTTTTGCACTTTATTACCTGAAAAACCACTATCCCCTTATAGGCTACACTATTATTTTTTACATATTTGAAATAATAATTATCGAAATGATTGCTCTTAAAATTGTAGATATAACACTGATTATTATAGCAATGATAGAGCTTTTTATGATTTACAGACACCTTTTTATCGCTCTCAAAACCGACGACAGAGACGACTACATCGATACAGTTATCAAAAGAATGTTTAGTACTCTTACATACAGCGAATACCAGCAGATAAAGGGAGAACTGTATAAAATCCAGCCTAAATGGAAACTGTACATCACTGAAATGCTTGTGTTTTTCTTCGCTATATGGGCTATTGAATTTCAGTAA
- a CDS encoding PhoU domain-containing protein, protein MLSTFEQSLQQINNKFVNYITAIEESLQKKEFTEEFFLIDLKEFDNEVIKFLALFHPQGEYLREVVAYLKISSFLAKIKKSTKSFIKKYDFEDEKIDALYQNALSTIDTLKLAVKGDTIEDAYSTIISYEKIADEIYKDLVLEVKQKENVDEILKILNIAKKLERISDSAKTIASYLLFAKEGLEL, encoded by the coding sequence ATGCTTAGTACTTTTGAGCAGTCACTCCAGCAGATTAACAATAAATTTGTAAATTATATTACGGCTATTGAAGAATCACTTCAAAAAAAAGAATTTACTGAAGAGTTTTTTCTTATTGATTTAAAAGAATTTGACAACGAAGTAATTAAATTTCTTGCACTTTTTCATCCGCAGGGAGAATATTTAAGAGAAGTGGTGGCGTATCTTAAAATAAGCTCTTTTTTAGCAAAAATAAAAAAATCAACAAAATCGTTTATTAAAAAATACGATTTCGAAGACGAAAAAATCGACGCTTTATACCAAAACGCCCTTTCAACCATCGATACGCTTAAACTTGCCGTAAAAGGCGACACCATAGAAGACGCATATTCAACTATTATAAGTTACGAAAAAATCGCTGATGAGATATACAAAGACCTTGTGCTTGAAGTAAAACAGAAAGAAAACGTAGATGAAATCCTGAAAATTTTAAACATAGCAAAAAAACTTGAAAGAATCAGCGACAGCGCAAAAACAATCGCATCATACCTGCTCTTTGCAAAAGAGGGACTTGAACTGTAA
- the fliN gene encoding flagellar motor switch protein FliN, with protein sequence MEEKNVIDEEIEEYIPDYSNLLDTEVLFESDLGRIDITLREILALQKGSVIDLQKPEGESAEVYINGRIIGKGEVMVYEKNLAIRLNEVLDANQLIYYLTKEH encoded by the coding sequence ATGGAAGAAAAAAATGTAATTGACGAAGAAATCGAAGAGTATATTCCCGATTATTCGAATCTGTTAGATACGGAAGTGCTGTTTGAAAGTGATCTTGGAAGGATTGATATTACTTTAAGGGAGATTCTCGCTCTTCAAAAAGGCAGCGTAATCGACCTTCAAAAGCCGGAAGGCGAGAGTGCCGAAGTTTATATAAACGGAAGGATTATAGGAAAAGGTGAGGTAATGGTGTATGAAAAAAACCTTGCAATCAGACTTAATGAAGTTCTTGATGCAAATCAGCTTATATATTATCTGACAAAAGAACATTAG
- the pstC gene encoding phosphate ABC transporter permease subunit PstC, producing the protein MEALFRKLSSLSATIILILLSAIFVVLFMYAKPAIKEYGLHFIIDPRWDVTVQLPAKNKPADNASAQSVQNNTTNSTASNAAIPQDSDDIGNIPTDSDDIGNIPQDNDNIAIPEDNDLGGMGSSNTKTIYGGLIPIVGTILSTVLAMVFAVPIAMGISIFLAEIAPPFISKPVGIAIELLAAIPSIIYGMWGLFYFGPLIADIFGGQSVSLLVAGMVLAVMIIPFMASLTRDSMNTTPNVLKESAYAMGATKFEVIKDVIFPYAKKGIIGSIILALGRALGETMAVAFVIGGVFSFPHKLTDPTVSIPVVLANNFAESSGMSLSALFYLALILFIISFAVISFAKFYFLRDKK; encoded by the coding sequence ATGGAAGCTCTTTTTAGAAAGTTATCCTCTCTCAGTGCTACGATTATCTTAATATTGCTTTCTGCTATATTTGTTGTGTTATTTATGTATGCAAAACCTGCTATTAAAGAATACGGACTGCATTTTATTATTGATCCGAGATGGGACGTAACCGTTCAGCTTCCGGCTAAAAACAAACCGGCAGACAATGCCTCGGCTCAGAGCGTTCAAAATAATACAACAAATAGTACAGCCTCAAACGCTGCAATTCCTCAGGACAGCGACGATATAGGAAATATTCCGACAGACAGCGATGATATAGGAAACATTCCTCAGGATAATGACAATATTGCAATTCCGGAAGATAATGATCTGGGAGGAATGGGCTCTTCAAATACGAAAACAATTTACGGCGGGCTTATTCCGATAGTCGGAACTATTCTTTCCACTGTGCTTGCGATGGTTTTTGCTGTTCCTATCGCAATGGGGATTTCAATATTTTTAGCCGAAATTGCACCGCCTTTTATATCAAAACCGGTCGGTATCGCAATAGAGCTGCTTGCCGCGATTCCGAGTATTATTTACGGTATGTGGGGACTTTTTTATTTCGGTCCGTTAATAGCGGACATATTCGGAGGACAGAGTGTTTCGTTGCTGGTAGCCGGAATGGTGCTGGCCGTTATGATTATTCCTTTTATGGCGTCTCTAACCAGAGACAGTATGAATACTACTCCAAATGTTCTTAAAGAATCCGCATATGCAATGGGGGCGACTAAATTTGAAGTAATTAAAGACGTTATTTTCCCTTATGCGAAAAAGGGAATAATCGGAAGTATCATTTTGGCGCTGGGAAGAGCTTTGGGTGAGACAATGGCTGTTGCTTTCGTAATCGGAGGGGTTTTCAGTTTCCCTCACAAACTGACTGATCCTACCGTTTCGATTCCGGTAGTTCTAGCCAACAACTTTGCGGAAAGCAGCGGAATGAGTTTAAGCGCTCTGTTTTATCTGGCGCTGATACTGTTTATTATTTCATTCGCTGTTATTTCATTTGCGAAGTTCTATTTTTTAAGGGATAAAAAATGA
- a CDS encoding sensor histidine kinase KdpD, whose amino-acid sequence MRVKNILKKIFFSQELKEIEKLKEENRKLKKENKKLHILNSSKDELISAVSHEFKNPISIINGYIETILTNELPDEMNRKFLNKIQRNSLRLSELIDRLYLITRLENEKVKIKFTKFDLCAATKNIIESFNTDRIELNCQKTPVYGDKTLIETVIYNLLSNAIKYSDDKITLNITDTYLEVIDKGKGIDEKEIELIKQKFYRIAKNDWDNSLGLGLAIVEKILKIHKTKLQIESQKGKGSRFYFDITSLKSKAQE is encoded by the coding sequence TTGAGAGTTAAGAATATTTTAAAAAAAATCTTTTTTTCACAAGAGTTAAAAGAGATTGAAAAACTAAAAGAAGAAAACAGAAAGCTCAAAAAAGAAAATAAAAAGCTTCATATTTTAAACTCTTCAAAAGACGAACTAATTTCCGCCGTTTCACATGAATTCAAAAATCCTATATCCATTATAAACGGCTATATTGAAACGATACTTACCAACGAACTGCCGGATGAAATGAACAGAAAGTTTTTAAACAAAATACAGAGAAACTCCCTTAGACTCAGCGAACTTATCGACAGACTTTATCTTATTACAAGACTAGAAAACGAAAAAGTAAAAATTAAATTTACCAAATTCGATCTGTGTGCAGCCACAAAAAACATAATTGAAAGTTTTAATACCGACAGAATTGAACTAAACTGTCAAAAAACACCTGTTTACGGTGATAAAACCCTGATAGAAACGGTAATATACAATCTGCTTTCAAATGCAATAAAATATTCTGACGATAAAATAACACTGAATATTACAGATACTTATTTGGAAGTTATAGACAAAGGCAAAGGTATAGACGAAAAAGAAATAGAACTCATTAAACAAAAATTCTACCGTATAGCAAAAAACGACTGGGACAACTCTTTGGGATTAGGACTGGCAATTGTTGAAAAAATACTCAAAATTCACAAAACCAAACTTCAGATTGAGAGCCAAAAAGGAAAAGGAAGCAGATTTTATTTTGATATCACTTCATTAAAAAGTAAGGCACAAGAATAA